The genomic stretch ATGGCCGCGTTCTGGCTCGGCACGTCGCCGGCGATGCTGGGCGCGGCCACGGTGGTCGGCCCGCTGGTCGGGCGGCTGCGCGCGCGCCTGCCGGTCATCACCGGCGCGACCGTGATGGTGCTCGGCCTGGTGACCCTGTACGGCCGCTGGCACGACGCCGGCGCCAAGGTCGTGGCCCAGCCGAGCTGTCACTCCGTCGGAGGCGCCCGTGACCACGGCGGTCGCTGACCGACCGCTCGCGGTCGCCGCGGCCGCGCGCACCGCGTGCGCCCACTGCGGCGCCCCGTCGGCCCCGACCGACGACGGCCCGGCGTTCTGCTGCACCGGCTGCGCGGTGGTCTACCGGGCGATCCGCTCGTCCGGCCTCGAGGCCTACTACCAGGTGCGCGACGCGGCCGCGCCGGCCCGCACCACCGACCGCGGCTACGACGAGCTCGACGACGACGCCTTCCGGCACCTGCACGCGCGCGAGCGCGCCGACGGCAGCCGCGCGGTGACGCTGTTCCTCGAGGATCTGCGCTGCGCCGGGTGCGTGTGGCTGGTCGAGGCGACGCCGAGCTGCGTGCCGGGCGTGGTCGACGTCCGGGTCGACGTCGGCCGCGGCCGCTGCGACGTCGTCTACCGCCCCGACGACGTGCCGCTGTCGAAGATCGCGCGCCACCTCGATCGGCTGGGTCACCCGGTCCACCCGTTCCGCGGCGCCGAGCGCGACCTGGCCCGGCGCCGGGACGATCGGGCGACGATGTTGCGGATCGGCGTGGCCGGGGCCGGGTTCGGCAACCTGATGCTGCTCGCGGTCGGCCTCTACGCCGGCTGGTGGACCAAGATGGCGACCGACGAGCGGGCGCTGTTCCGGTGGGCGTCGATGGTGATCGCGCTGCCGACGATCGGCTACGGCTCGGTGCCGCTGTTCCGCACCGCCCTGGCCGCGCTGCGCGCGCGCCGCGCGCACGTCGACGTGCCGCTGGCGCTCGGCGTCGGGGTCGGCCTGCTCTGGAGCAGCGCCAACGTGGTGCGCGGTCACGGCGACGTCTACTTCGACAGCCTGGCGATGCTGACGTTCCTGCTGCTGGTGTCGCGCTGGATCGTGTCGCGCTCGCACCGGCGCGCCGCGACCGCCGCCGAGCTCTTGTGGACGCTGACGCCGCGCCGGGCGGTGCGGGTCGGCGCCGACGGCGCGACCGCCGAGGTCCCGCTCGAGGCGGTCGCGATCGGGGATCGCCTCCGGGTCCGCGCCGGCGAGGCGGTGCCGGTCGATGGCACCGTCGTCGCGGGCCGCTCGTCGATCGACGCCGCGATCCTCACCGGCGAGGCCCGGCCGGTCGCGATCGAGGCCGGCGCCAGCGTGTGCGCCGGCACCACCAACCTGGCGGCGCCGATCGACGTGACCGCGACCGCGGTCGGCGAGGCCACCCGGGTCGGGGCGCTGGTGCGCCACGTCGAGGAGCTGTCGACCCGCAAGGCGCCGATCGAGCGCCTGGTCGATCGCGTCGCCGGCTACTTCGTCGCGGTGGTGCTCGCGGCGGCGGCGGCGACCGCGCTGGCCTGGGGCGGCACCACCGGGATCGAGCACGCGATGGCGCTCTTGATCGTCACCTGCCCGTGCGCGCTGGCGCTGGCGACCCCGCTGGCGGTGACGGTGGCGCTGGGCCGCGCGGCCCGCGCCAGCGTCCTGGTCAAGGGCGCCGACGCGCTCGAGCGCCTGGCCACGCCCGGCCGGATCGTCCTCGACAAGACCGGCACGCTCACGCTCGGTCAACCGACCGTCGTCACCTGGGACGGGCCGGCCGAGGTGCGCGCCTGGGTCGCCGTGGCCGAGCGCGGCAGCGCCCACCCGCTGGCCCGCGCGCTGATCGCGCTGGCGCCCGACGCCGCCGCCGAGGTGGCCGAGGTCGACGAGCGCCGCGGCCTCGGCCTGCGCGCCACGGTCGCCGGCCACGCGCTCCTGATCGGCGCCCCGCGCTGGGTCGGCGCCGAGGTCGACCTGGCGCCGATCGCCGCGCGCCTGGCCGAGCTGGCCGAGCGCGGCGAGACCCCGATCGCGATCGCCGTCGACGGCGCCTGCGTCGCGGTGGCCGGCATCACCGATCCGCTGCGCCCGGGCGCGGCCGCGGCGATCGCGCGGCTGCGCGCGCTGGGCTGGCAGCCCGAGATCCTGTCGGGCGACGATCCGGCCGCGGTCGCCGCGATCGCGGCGCAGCTCGGCGGCCTGCCCGCCCGCGGCGGCGTGTCGCCCGAGGCCAAGCTCGCCCACGTCGAGGCCGCGCGCGCGGCCGGGCCGGTGGTGATGGTCGGCGACGGCGTCAACGACGCCGCGGCCCTGGCCGCCGCCACCTGCGGCATCGCCGTGGCCGGCGCCGCCGAGATCGCGATCGAGGCCGCCGACGTCTACCTGCGCACGCCGGCGATCGACGCGATCGCCGCGACCGTCGCGGGCGCCCAGGCGACGATGGCGACGATCCGGCGGAACCTGACGGTGTCGTTGTTCTACAACGCGATCGGTGGGACCCTGGCGGTGGCCGGCCTCATCCACCCGCTGGTCGGGGCGGTGATGATGCCGCTGTCGTCGCTGACCGTCCTCACCAG from Myxococcales bacterium encodes the following:
- a CDS encoding heavy metal translocating P-type ATPase metal-binding domain-containing protein, producing MTTAVADRPLAVAAAARTACAHCGAPSAPTDDGPAFCCTGCAVVYRAIRSSGLEAYYQVRDAAAPARTTDRGYDELDDDAFRHLHARERADGSRAVTLFLEDLRCAGCVWLVEATPSCVPGVVDVRVDVGRGRCDVVYRPDDVPLSKIARHLDRLGHPVHPFRGAERDLARRRDDRATMLRIGVAGAGFGNLMLLAVGLYAGWWTKMATDERALFRWASMVIALPTIGYGSVPLFRTALAALRARRAHVDVPLALGVGVGLLWSSANVVRGHGDVYFDSLAMLTFLLLVSRWIVSRSHRRAATAAELLWTLTPRRAVRVGADGATAEVPLEAVAIGDRLRVRAGEAVPVDGTVVAGRSSIDAAILTGEARPVAIEAGASVCAGTTNLAAPIDVTATAVGEATRVGALVRHVEELSTRKAPIERLVDRVAGYFVAVVLAAAAATALAWGGTTGIEHAMALLIVTCPCALALATPLAVTVALGRAARASVLVKGADALERLATPGRIVLDKTGTLTLGQPTVVTWDGPAEVRAWVAVAERGSAHPLARALIALAPDAAAEVAEVDERRGLGLRATVAGHALLIGAPRWVGAEVDLAPIAARLAELAERGETPIAIAVDGACVAVAGITDPLRPGAAAAIARLRALGWQPEILSGDDPAAVAAIAAQLGGLPARGGVSPEAKLAHVEAARAAGPVVMVGDGVNDAAALAAATCGIAVAGAAEIAIEAADVYLRTPAIDAIAATVAGAQATMATIRRNLTVSLFYNAIGGTLAVAGLIHPLVGAVMMPLSSLTVLTSSLRSRAFREP